A single genomic interval of Antarcticibacterium arcticum harbors:
- a CDS encoding M57 family metalloprotease — MKVTKLLLMILGTGFFFISCEKEEAPSSMEASAEDFQEKISKEDLQLISSLHFNSKDAEIIDLLLPDGSTEKTFLIEGDILLNREQLNNMSSNNITSKQYRTYNLVSNYRNVNVIGYTGGSGQGLTSKQKTALQWTIDNYNALNIGLNFTLTFGTNYSAYDIVVYQNPNGQAGGVAGFPSGGNPYKYVQIYSGMEAYDTNTNEHVITHEIGHSVGLRHTDWFSRQSCGQSGEAAGSDGAVHIPGTPTGYDANSIMLACFSASEDGEFGYYDRVALEYLY, encoded by the coding sequence ATGAAAGTGACCAAATTATTATTGATGATTTTAGGAACAGGATTCTTTTTTATTTCCTGTGAAAAGGAAGAAGCTCCTTCTTCGATGGAGGCTTCTGCCGAGGATTTTCAGGAGAAAATTTCAAAAGAGGACTTACAACTTATTTCTTCTTTACATTTTAATTCTAAAGATGCAGAAATTATAGATTTGCTTCTTCCCGATGGATCAACTGAAAAAACCTTTTTAATAGAAGGGGATATATTGCTTAACCGGGAGCAGTTAAATAACATGTCTTCAAATAATATTACCAGCAAGCAGTACCGCACCTATAACCTGGTGAGCAATTACAGGAATGTGAATGTAATTGGATACACGGGTGGTTCTGGGCAAGGATTGACCTCAAAACAAAAAACGGCTTTGCAATGGACCATAGATAATTACAATGCATTAAATATAGGACTGAATTTCACACTTACATTTGGCACAAATTATTCAGCTTATGACATTGTGGTTTATCAAAATCCTAACGGCCAAGCCGGAGGTGTGGCAGGGTTCCCCAGTGGCGGAAATCCTTATAAATACGTTCAGATCTATTCCGGAATGGAAGCTTATGATACCAACACCAATGAACATGTAATTACACATGAAATTGGACATTCAGTAGGATTAAGACATACAGACTGGTTTAGCCGGCAGAGCTGTGGACAAAGTGGTGAGGCAGCAGGATCAGACGGTGCCGTGCATATACCGGGAACACCCACAGGATATGATGCTAATTCTATTATGTTAGCTTGTTTTAGTGCCAGTGAAGATGGAGAATTTGGATACTATGATCGCGTTGCACTGGAATATTTATATTAA